Part of the Candidatus Thermodiscus eudorianus genome is shown below.
TCTAAGACACACAGTCCCTGGGGTAAAGGACCTTCCAGGAGCCGCCAAGAGACTCCTAGATCAGGGATGCGAGGGGGTAATCACCCTGGGATGGATAGGATCAAGGGAGGCCGACAAGCTATCGTACCTCGCCGCTAGCATAGGCTTGATACTAGTAGAGGTGCTCACTGGAAAGATAGTCATAGATGTGACCGTGCATGAAGACGAGGCACCTGGAGACCCGGAGAAGCTGAAAGCGATAGCTGTAGACAGAACCAGGAAGCATGCCCTGAACCTAGTCCGCCTGCTAAGGGAGGGCCCCCAGGCTCTGGTAAGGTACGCAGGCCAAGGGCTACGACAGGGCTATCCTGACGCGGGCCCCCTCTGACTCCTACTGGGAATGCGTACGACCCAGGACCCTAGATCCCTATCATAATAGGCCAACCCGCTTCTCAGAAGCACCTGGAAAAGCCTCCTAGCCTGTTCTCCCAGCTTCGTTGTTAGAAGCTTCTCCACCTCGTCCGGATCGCTTATACCCAACCTAGAGACGAGGTTGACGAACTCCTCCCAGTATTCCGGGTCGACCCCCACGGTCTCGCCTGCACCCGATATGACAATAGCTCCCTCCCTCTCCAGCTTCTGGAAGAGCCTGTTAGGCGCCTTCATCCAGGCAACGTCACTATAGAACACGACCTTCTGCTCCTTCAACCTATCTATAGCAGAAGGCCTCTTCTGCCTCTGTTGCCTCTCATAGCGTTCATAGGATCTAGGCCTCTCCACGTACTCTTCCCTCCTCTGCTCTTGATCCTCTCTAGCCTCAAGCAGCTCGATAACCTCTCCGAGCCGGCGGTAGATCTCGTCTATCTTCCCAGTGTAGGGGTTCAGTATATCTTCGATTCTCCTCTCAAGCCTCTTGGCGATGAGCTCTGAGAGCTCTTTGATGTCAAGCGGAGATCTAGGCACTTCTACCTCGTGCTCTCCCCCCGATAAGACCTCTGCTATGAGAGCTCTCACGAAATCGCTAGCCAGGTTGTAACCCTTCTTCTCGGCTAGAGCCTCCAGGG
Proteins encoded:
- the ribC gene encoding riboflavin synthase yields the protein MKKCVGVVDTTFARVDMGGIAVRTIEENLPGHTILRHTVPGVKDLPGAAKRLLDQGCEGVITLGWIGSREADKLSYLAASIGLILVEVLTGKIVIDVTVHEDEAPGDPEKLKAIAVDRTRKHALNLVRLLREGPQALVRYAGQGLRQGYPDAGPL